From the genome of Rana temporaria chromosome 8, aRanTem1.1, whole genome shotgun sequence:
ACAGTTCTCCAGAAACCAAAAGTCAGTAAATTGTGCAATAACTGGTGCTGCTGGCCTAACCGACAACAATCAATTGCTTAGACACAGGCAGCAGCAATACTACCCTGAGAAGTATATCCTCTGTTCTCCTATTCTAGAAGCACAGGTGAAATAATTAGTGGCATTCTTTTAAGTCAAATGTTATAAGTCACGGAGAGCGTTTATAGCTTTGGTGTATTTGCTTATATCTATACACATTTATTGAGCACTAGCGCATTGGCGCTTCTGAGTTTGCGAACAAAGGAGATCATTTTATTTATTCTACTTATGAATtcactttaattatttatttgataTATGTGATCAcatcacaatatatattttttggggttaatttttgtataatataTGAGTTTGTTTATGATTGCTGTGGATAGTCTAGCCATAtacatttaacattttattgatatatttatttatatatttatttatttcactgaaGTCAGCGCAGTAGTACAATCTGTACGAACACTTATAACATTTCACACAATTGCACCACCTGGTGGAGTAAATCACAACTGCAGCAGACAAGACACTATAATTAATTATATTAgcacttattttatttgttttttgcgcCGGTACCACAACCCACACTATAATTCTTTTAAgtcaggttcacatatgtgcagatttcgccgcatccaattcgcaagacATACGAGTGTAACTGGCTCTCAATGAAGCAGGTTCACAGAGGTCCAGAGCGGCTGCAGTCCGCATTCAAAAGGGTTCTGTGCGTGTTTGGGTCCGGTTCAGATGTGAATTCAGGCAAGAATTCAGACCTGATTCGCACCTGAGCCAGTGAACAGAAACACACCAGACCCCATATATGAACCTGGCCTTAGGATGTTAATCACCTGTGCCCGATGGAAGGCAAGGAATTACAACGTAAAATTACATATGTCATTCACTCGCATGAACGGAGTGCGATTCCAATGTGGTGCTGGAAGCGCTCAGGATTCGCTGAATTTCCCACACCACATATACAGTTCGGTCCACATATATttagacacaggcacaattttcatacgttttggctctgtatgccaccagaataaaattaatatgaaaaaatcaaaattaatttgaagtgcagacattcagctttaattcaaggagTTGAATATAAATATCAAATACAAATGTTAAGAATTGCGACCAATTTTTATACACGGCCCCCCGATTTTCAGgagctcaaatgtaattggacaaatgaatataatcataaataaaatgttcagttttaatattttgttgagaatcctttactgccaatgactgcctgaagtctggaacctaTGGAAATGACCAAAGattgggtttcctcctttctaatgctttgccaggctctaactgcagctgtctttagttctttgtttgtgggtctttctgtctTTAGTTTTgctttcagcaagtgaaatgcatgctcaattgggttgagatcaggtgattgactcggccattgcagaatattccacttatttTTCTTCAGAAGCTCCtgagttgcttttgcagtgtgttttggatcacgtgtagcgctatataaatttttcactcactcactcactcactcactcactcactcattgtccatctgtactgtgaagcgccgtccaatcaagtttgctgcatttggctgaatctgggctgacaggatatctctaaacactgcaaaattcatccggctgcttctgtcttctgtcacatcatcaattaacaccaatgacccagtgccactggaagccatgcatgcccatgccatcccactgcctccaccatgttttacagatgatgttgtgtgctttggatcatgagctgttccaagccttctccatgcctttttcttcccatcattctgatacagattaatcttagtttaATTTGTCCAAAGAacgcttttccagaactggtctggcttttttcgATGTTTTTTCaaaaagtctaatctggcttttttACTCTTCAGGCTTATTAATGGTTTACACCTTGTGGTgtaccctctgtatttgctctcgtgaagtcttctcttgattgtagactttgacaatgacaTGCCCACCTCCTGTAGATTGTCCtttacttgtctggatgttgtgaatgtttttttttttaccaccaccgTTGTCTTCCGTGAACGCCCAGGCTTTTTTATGTTGCTGAACtcattagtgtgtttttttcccctcagaatgtaccaaaatGTTGATTTGGctactcctaatgttgctgctatctcactgatggattattttttttccatttttgaagcttgtttcacttgcatggacagctccttgAAACGCATGATGTAAGTTCACATCAATAGATTTCAATTTCGAAAGAAATTTCTTTTGAAAATCGCATCAAAGATTTTTCGTacaaatttcgcaccgttagtgggctgcagtaacagccgattttcgtgcggcaaacaaatttgagaaatccgacatgttgaatttttttggaaaaacgaatgattttctgatcaatgatggcaGATtcatgcgagaaatgtaatagaaaaaaaaatgcgcatgtgcaagaaaagaatattcccggcaacatgaaggttttgtcggccgaatttcgaaaatcaatggtggcatcttcggatcacaaaaaaaacgaactttctgattttgaaaaaaaaaattgttcgaaattcgaccatgtatggcctgctttagaatcaactccagaccttttacctgcttaattgatgaagaaaaaacaaaaggaatagctcacacctggccatgaaacagcttttgattcaattacTGATTACTTTTGGACCCTTGAAAAAAGGGGGATGGCTATTCTCAAGAGCAGTAATTCCTAAACCCTCgtccgatttggatgtacataccctcaaattaaacctgagagtgtTTTACGTTTAGCCCATATCCATTATaaaactatagcttgaatatgtttagGTAAATACCTGACAAAAAacgaaaattgtgcctgtgtccagaTATATATGGAGTCTGGACCTAACAGTATGTGAACCAGGacttaaacaatacgcggggacatggccgcgccgtcgccacgacgatgacgcggcgacgtgggcggccctggaagttcaaagcttccacgcatgcgtcgaatcagtacgacgcatgtgagggatggcggccagtcggacatgtccggtgagtctgtacagacgaccgaacatgtccgacggacatggttccagcggacaggtttcttagcatgctaagaaacatttgtccgctggaaactgtccgatccgccggacaattgtccggtcgggcctacacacgaccgaacatgtctgctgaaactggtccattgacaacgtccaatgacgaaacgcgtctgggaggacgtgcggtgacgtcatcacgcttggaggaagggctccgctctgtacacatgccggccggcaattttaAACGCTTGTTTGTATCTCATTAAGTGTgagtaattttctttcttttattgttttaataaaccCTCATCCTACGGAATTACACTAtatttgctgttttatttttaaatgtgcgGTGGCGTTCTTGGCTATTAATCGAGGATATAAGTGGCGATCTCTTATCAGGGAGTGGAACCTCCCCAAAGGCCacggctgggtcacagccgactgcTGTCTAATATCTttaatctggtaagctgcttacaATACCGGTGGTGGGTTCTCACTTCTACAAGTGTGCTGTGAATCACGTTGGTTTGTTCCCCACACACCCTGCGGTCTCTGTGGAAGGCTCTGGGGAGCCAGTGTTACATCCAGGAAGGGGtcaatttcccccccccaaagGCCCCGGCTGGGTCACAGTCGACTGCGGTTTTAAATtatccatctggtaagctgcctgTGAGTCTGGTGGTGGGCTTCACTGCTACTAGTTTGCTGACCATCACGGTGGAATTAATCATCCCATACATCAGGATTGTGAACTGATTGGATAATATAGACTTTTTTCAGTTAAACCCCTGGAGGGTTAATCTATTACATTGACTTTATAACTTACGAAGTCAGGGTGCCATGGCGCAGTtctaacccccccttttttctgcttGTTTTATATTTGTGTCTCGACACCAGAACTGCTGCCTCCCAATATAATTGTCCATTCCTATGTTAAATGTCCATTCATTTATACTGAtcgcagtgcttgtgctgtgtcatttggcctcttgtatcacctgaaatacctggctgatcctgcctggttctgatctccccctgtaaactgaccacggtttatcatggccgCTGAGTCcttacaccatggtcagtttacgtgcctccgtcatccgctCAGTCCTCCTTTCCCCCATCCCTTCCCTGTCTGTCAGCAAGTGACTGTGTCCACCCCTCCTCTCTTGCGGCTaaaataacatttacatttttatataatctCTCTGTTTTCCTAATCCTGTGTGCCCGTGTGTGtgcattttaatataaaaaatgccgtctataccttatatcagagtggCGCTTGACCGGCCGCCTCTCTCCTCCTGACTGACATCACAGAGGgattctcagcccctcccacttcagctGTCagatggagagaggagagaggcagcCAGTCACGTGAGCACCGAGAGGCACTCTGACATAAGATATAGATGGAATTTCTTATATAAAACTCACACATACAGGGGCACACAGGATTTTGAAAGAGAAGATTAGATAAAAAGTATATAGtgacttaacaaccactttaaggatgcccttctcccactgatcaccaatgtaaaaggaCACAtctaccactgaccaccaatgtaagaggacacTTCTACCACTGGCCACTAATGTAAGATAACCCTTTACtgaacactaatgtaaggagaCATTTCTACAGTGACAAGGTAAGTAAGGGTCTATATGTGCTTCTTTTCTGGCGGATATTATAAATaccttatatactcgagtataagctgaggcacctaattttaccacaaaaaaatgggaaaatgtattgactcgagtatatgcCGAGGGTAAGAATGCAGAAGCTACTGTAAGCTGAAAAGAGGATCAACAATGCCCATGTGTAGCTTCActctgcccatttgcagcctgacctcattgtgcccatttgcagcctgacttcactgtgcccatttgcagcctgacctcactgtgcccatttgcagcctgacctcactgtgcccatttgcagcctgacctcactgtgcccatttgcagcctggcctcactctgcccatttgcagcctgacctcactctgcccatttgcagcctgacctcactctgcccatttgcagtctgacctcactctgcccatttgcagtctgacctcactctgcccatttgcagtctgacctcactctgcccatttgcagcctgacatgACCTCACTCTGGCCcttttgcagcctgacctcactgtgcccatttgcagcctgacctcactgtgcccattgcagctctTCAACTCGACCATGGCAGGATCCAGTTGGTTCCCCCGGCAGGTCCCGTTActtttgcagcctgacctcaccgtgcccattgcagaatacgatctgtgtacccgagtccgtgacatattcagacggtggccgtgcagttttaaaaacttgcgctcctccttgtgctgttccgtgataggcggaacactcggtttcccagcaaacacgtgtgttcagtgttccgcctatcacgatcgccctctcgtcTATCACGAACAAGAGGGTGAGCGTAATAGACTGAACACAATGTtttctgggaaactgagtgttccgcctatcacgatcgccctcttGTTCGTGATGGACGAGAGGGTGatcgtgatagacggaacactgaacacagtgtttgctgggaaaccgagtgttccgcctatcacggaacagcacaaggagcgcaaatttttaaaactgcacggccgCCGTCTGAATACGTCACGGACTCAGGTACACAGAtctgattctgcaatgggcatggTGAGGTCAGGCGGCAATGGACTCAGGTacgctgactcgagtataagcagagggggtcATTTTCAGCCCAAGAAAAGGGCTAAacaacttggcttatactcgagtatatacagtatggtaCATTTTATTGGAAAATCATGATCATAACTGAAAATCATGTTATCATGTAGAGCGGGGGTGTTGAAAAAGTATTCCATTGGGTGTCAAACATTCTAGGTAtgccaattatttttattattattaaaattaataCAATAACAACTTACTGTTCTTGCAAATATATCATGAGCTTTGGATACAATTTTTTTGCAGGGGTTCACCAAAACCTTAAAATTATTTCAAAGGTTCCTCTGGAAGTTATTTCATTGTGGCACCAAGCAAGATGTATTAGTTTATCCCAATGGAATATATATAGGTAATTAAGGTGGAAATTCAgtcaagaggaatgcagagggaatTTAGGCAAACATGCATTACTTGTGTTGGTGTTTGTGTTGGGCAACGAAAGGGAGCACAGCCGGTCCAAAATTACAAATAGCATTACAGGGCACAGGGACATCTTtattgttgattggaccctgggcaaaaaaaatcttggggccccccaatacaattttgctctccacctgctctgagacatacaataaatatcagctagacttaaaatcagtctCCTGTATCAGATCGGGctgtgattgcgattggttgccagaagtTACAGCGTATCATTacaacttactgactggttgctagaggttacagcacacattacggctcactgattagttgctagaggttacagcacatgatttcctcttgttgattggttgctagaggttactgtacagtaatactgctcactgattgggtgCTAGAGGTTAccgcacacattacggctcactgattagttgctagaggttacagcacatgatttcctcttgttgattggttgctagaggttactgtacagtaatactgctcactgattgggtgCTAGAGGTTAccgcacacattacggctcactgattagttgctagaggttacaacacatgatttcttcttgttgattggttgctagaggttactgtccagtaatactgctcactgattggttactagaggttacagcacatcatctcttcactgcagaggggcatgctCCAGTTTTTTTACATATGAATGGTGTTTTTTTCCATGTAAACCCAGGGTCAGCAGGTGAGTAATCTGTACACAGCAATaggagggcagagctgggcagcattagtagcagcacttcacactgagatatcaggacacagcacaggacaaaAACTTCAAGGAACAAGGGATTTTAaactgggacagttggcaagtatgaggcagctggtttgggccccacaacaatcacagggcccagggcagctttcccttttgccctgccttaaagacggccctgacaggGCACCTAGGAAGATAGGACAAAGTACTATATGTACATTGTGCCAAGGGGAACAACATTGAGTAAACAATTGTTATAATTCTTCTTTAATATAtcaaataatgtaaaataaaagtgACTCACCATGTCAATTTCAACCACCTTGAAAAATAAGCATAGAGGTAAGGCGGTCATGGCGGAGAACCCCCAGATTATCACCAGTCCCATCACCACCACCTTCACATTACATGTAGTTGTCTGCGTCATCTTCATGATACAGATCATCCTCTCCAGGCTGACAGCAGACAATGAGATCAGGATGACACAGCCACTGAGGCATATGACATAGAACAGCAGGTGACATACAAAGTCCCCCAGGATCCAATTCTCTGTCCAGCGGACAACCAAGATGAAAGGAATCATGGTGACGAAGAGCAAATCGGAGCAGAAAAGGTTCAACACAAAACAATTGGAAGTGACCAGTCTCTTCTTTCGAATCAGCAACACTATGGCGCAGACATTGGTGAGCCAGGAGAATACAAAGACCAAACACAAGAAAAAGGTCTCCACCACTTTCACTGCCAAAGTTTTGTTAAATTCGGAGTAGAAAGTGAAATGAGTTTTGTTATCATACTGTGTATCCTGGTATGCAATAATCAGCTGCCCCATTGTCTTCTGGATTTCTTAAAATTTCGTTATCAATAGCCAAACATGTTAAGACCAGGGATGTCCAAATGGCAGAATAAATCAACAGAATGCCTCTTAGTTCAAACATCCGAACCCACAAAGATCCACCACAAAGTCCTTGATAACTGCAGCTAGGATCTGCATGGTGTGATCCAGGCAGCAGCAGAGAAAGCCATCTACCTACTGATTGGAAACAAGGAAGTCACACAACATTCTTGTAAATATACACCCGTCTAAAACAAAGATGAAGGTGTTGTGTTTTTATCATCCATCCACTTCCACTACCAAATATTAGAAATGTTTGATTGCCTTATAAAATTGGAAATGTTTGCATAGTGCAAATAAATTTGTTTAAACTGCCTCCTATTTCTGTAATAAGACTACTTTTAAGATGAAGTGATACTGCATTTCCTGTACTGTTATTTTGTTAGTTCCTGATAAATGCTAAGGGTAATGAGATCATATCTTTTTATGTGTGATGAAGTGTCACAATGttccatttgtgtgtgtgtatatatatatatatatataaaaaatcacctgatttttttttagacagttcATTGaccacttaaagaggaactgcagtctgctcatataatttgtaataaaaacatctttgccattctgaagcttccctccaaccactttgcatattatcttatttatactgtgattctgtacttgccaaatatgctgcagaaatctcccaccactgagtctggctgcagccattttaactgtgggcagctgaagctgctgcctgttcacttcctggatttacacagacacacagaggcacaccttaaccacttaagccccggaccatattgctgcctaaagacccaaggggtttttacagttcgggactgcgtcgctttaacagacaattgcgcggtcgtgcgacgtggctcccaaacaaaattggcgtccttttttccccacaaatagagctttcttttggtggtatttgatcacctctgcggtttttattttttgcgctataaacaaaaatagagcgacaattttgaaaaaaattcaatattttttactttttgctgtaataaatatcccccaaaaacatatatacatttttttttcctcagtttaggccgatacgtattcttctacctatttttggtaaaaaaatcgcaataatcgtttatcggttggtttgcgcaaaatttatagcgtttacaaaataggggatagtttttttgcatttttatttattttatttttttaactactaatggcggcgatcagcgttttttttcgtgactgcgacattatggcggacacttcggacaattttgacacatttttgggaccattgtcattttcacagcgaaaaatgcatttaaattgcattctttattgtgaaaatgacagttgcagtttgggagttaaacacagggggcgctgtaacgtttagggatcactgtgtgtgtgtttactagtgtaggggggtgtggctgtaggactgacaccatcgatcgagtcttccctatataagggatcactcgatcgatgcgccgccacagtgaagcacggggaagccgtgtttacacacggctctccccgctcttcagctccggggagcgatcgcgacggagcggctaaaaacaaatagccgcgccgtcgtcccggatcgctccccgagcggacccgacctccgcatgtaccgggggggtcccgatcggaccccccacccacgtctagcagaggacgtacaggtacgtacatgtgcctgtccgtgccattctgctgacgtaaatgtacatgaggaggtcgggaagtggttaaagaagttgtaaataaaaaaaaatgtttttgctgaaatgactgtttacagggtatagagatataatagttaactgattccttttaaaaacgattaaaaatagataaaaatcaatcatataatgtacctgtagtttctagtttcgtttttgcatgttgtttcctgcctctgctgtacagagccaaagagccaatacagggcagtgatggtttggaaaacaaaactgattggtgctgtggggttttagacacacagtaatcacacctccttgattagtgaccagagagaaagctcccagtactgtggttatcaggaaacagacaaccaggaagtgtggagatcagagaagaattacagcaacttgagagcaaaaacgaacaatgaggacatgaaaacagcactgcattaggcccctttcagactggggcgggagccgctgtGGCGGTAAAAAGCAGCTGaaaatagcggtgctataccgccaggattgccgcgggaatcagccgctagcggtgcggtattaacccccgctagcggccgataaagggttaataccgcccgcaatgcgcctctatagaggcgcattgcgggcggtattgctgcagtttcccattgttttcaatgggaaggagcagtgaaggagcggtatacatgccgctcctctcaccgctccaaagatgctgctgacaggagatttttttgtctcccgccagcgcatcgcctcagtgtgaaagccctccggctttcacattgagtctgcaatgaaggagtttttcaggcgggatagcagcgctatttctagcgctgtaccgcctgaaaaactcctcaatgtgaaaggggccttaaggtaaaaaatcctttacaaaccctttaagctctgcagctctcattggctgcAGAGCTGTCCTTTCTGacaaactctcaggagagtgagagagagagagagagagagagagagagagagagagagagagagagagttgtgcatgatgtcataagcctaggctttttttccagacaataaacaggaagtggactgtatagggtatttactggcagcaaaaaaagttttactatccaaagttaaaacaacaagggcagaagatttaatagatggaaagatgaaaaaattactgaagttccacaTTCCCATACAATGAGTATTTTATAGggttgttactgatcaaaatgtttctgttcgattaatcattgttttttaatcgattaattgactaatttcgattaattataacgcacatacagatccaactacttttagctgatctccttgcaggctgattcccagtgcagctaccaaccactggaaaaatggatagcagggtacaaaaaacacacaaaggcagcactcgatgggaatagcattaaaacttttatagtcttcaagtaggtaacaaaataaatattgcactggagataaaatcgatgtagtgacataaactgtaaaaatggtgcgagtaataccaaacggtaccaaaagcagtcataaaaacatgtagctaagtatgatactggtataaaaatgtgtacaacgataccactgctgaatctagatgaggagaggttaacatcagtctgtcggcatgtagatgtgccatgaagggaactatcacaactcccagtggatggttgtagaatcccaggttgagatggagggaagtgtaacagcccttgcgtgtggcagatagtaaggtcccgccaggatgcagatatgaaggcacagcaaaggagcccttcagatggacacggcaagccccgccagtgtctgtgacattactggatctccgacggaactctctgaaggcccagaagccggcggagaggcgagtaccaatcaaaagaattttgatcgatcaaaaagattttgatcgatcaaaaaaattaaagattaatcgattaattaaaagttaatttgcacagccctagtatTTTATAATAAAGAATTACCTTAAacaattatttttgtttaatagatTCAACTCTGTATCCTGGAAGTGAGGGACAAATGTCTAACCTTTGTGTGCAATCTAAGCCAATCGCTCTTCATTAAAAACCTCTGGGGTCATTAAAGAAGTAttgtcacaatgtaaaaaatcttaaaggataagttcacttttggaAACATGCTCTATGTTTTAcccattttttgggtggaacatgtaacacgtTCCCACTTCTGCAGCCACTCGGTGTTCCCTTTTCTCCTTGTGGCAGCAGTATGGGGAGAAGGTCCCCGTACTAGCTGttgcttcttaaagcggaggtctggtttaaaaaaattaataaattaaaagtcagcagctactaacactgtagctgctgacttttaacagggaaacttacctgtccagggtgcccgcgatgacggcagccaaagccgagcaaacgctcgggtctcggctgccccgtcgccatccttggtgagggaatcaggaagtgaagccttgtggcttcactgcccgatttcctactgcgcatgcacaagccgCGTGGCGCAACGTGAAtggatgatgtctcctgggacacacacaaggtcccagaagacaccactCCCCCATTCCCCAGAGGGCATGCCAAggagcagaagaaagaagacggaccgcggatcgggaagtggcagattaggacgatctgtctagcaacaggcacttcaggtat
Proteins encoded in this window:
- the FFAR4 gene encoding free fatty acid receptor 4, with translation MGQLIIAYQDTQYDNKTHFTFYSEFNKTLAVKVVETFFLCLVFVFSWLTNVCAIVLLIRKKRLVTSNCFVLNLFCSDLLFVTMIPFILVVRWTENWILGDFVCHLLFYVICLSGCVILISLSAVSLERMICIMKMTQTTTCNVKVVVMGLVIIWGFSAMTALPLCLFFKVVEIDMELKICTLIWPTIAEEISWDVSFILLDFLIPGLSIVVSYTKIYKITKDIRQRMISSTAYSENHQIRVSQRDYKLFRTLFLLMISFFVMWTPVFIIVLLLLVQNLDNNFHLSPTCFFWIILFTFCNSIVNPILYNMNLFRQKWWQIIFCCSSEETLDTETTTRKNENQNGSAEIK